A genomic window from Passer domesticus isolate bPasDom1 chromosome Z, bPasDom1.hap1, whole genome shotgun sequence includes:
- the PJA2 gene encoding E3 ubiquitin-protein ligase Praja-2 isoform X1, with protein MLLGHSVGCGGAECSQDALPCTWALLGILESLQILFHDTSAMGQGLGKTAWPKPAGGYQTITGGRRHSYVGFIPFLNNQDIDGHQQSNDCRQLELEDVQKEHSLSFSEDSSPLVQVSANLLDAPLSKDAGTREPVCQSASSQTSSFSVFCYGLEGKQISRDLMNPYEKSEDLAEYTSGGHNDLNGKNGIAFVNIDSYEPDSSDGEEEDALDKYSWIREAAGLIQGRLDNILSQCEKDMESINDLQSRLSVFNHSAYREICEEAGPMPLACPNNRTLKSAEDEATSIISLSDNSYETQQIKHIVDVGIGTPVPVADVLNIGDGDTDQENSSELVVRPKIRKQNTAKELERQNHLPSGNEEEDDSWRRIGIADVQQCHPECPLRYGKDEMSSGVFFLSRMHSHQKNIEIGLRRNSLAREQNNVLSESAFWNEFEDHNTHYLMSHKDEDSSECSDGEWSTSVPSYFTAVEKEQSSSDESWETVSCREERDPVVRRSSSGVKEESTDLRFQEEEQTLLEEGEIPWLQYREEVESSSDEENDPISDFVHLGFFLLDGNNNLEDDSSVSEDLDVEWRLLDEFGDGLGLAQAIPYMEPQFLTYMALEGHLEAVETALAQLESLTFDVEQTHPPATKETIDCLPQIIVTSDYNGQEQCCTICCSEYVEGEIITELPCHHLFHKPCVTLWLQRSGTCPVCRHVLAPVLPEAADDTVFFI; from the exons GTATATTGGAATCACTTCAGATTCTGTTTCATGACACTTCAG CAATGGGCCAAGGACTTGGCAAAACTGCCTGGCCCAAACCTGCAGGAGGATATCAGACTATTACAGGTGGAAGAAGACATTCCTATGTTGGGTTTATACCATTTTTGAATAATCAAGACATAGATGGACATCAACAGAGCAACGACTGCAGACAATTAGAATTGGAAGATGTTCAGAAAGAGCATTCTTTAT CTTTCTCTGAAGATTCTAGTCCATTGGTTCAAGTTTCTGCTAACTTATTAGATGCGCCTTTATCAAAAGATGCTGGTACTAGAGAGCCTGTTTGCCAAAGTGCATCAAGCCAAACATCATCATTCTCTGTATTCTGTTATGGCCTAGAAGGCAAGCAAATCTCACGGGACTTGATGAATCCTTATGAAAAATCTGAGGACCTTGCAGAATACACGTCTGGAGGGCATAATGATTTGAATGGTAAAAATGGAATTGCTTTTGTAAACATTGACTCCTATGAGCCAGATAGCAGTGATGGAGAGGAAGAGGATGCTCTAGACAAATATTCTTGGATAAGAGAAGCAGCAGGTCTAATTCAGGGAAGACTAGATAACATACTTTCTCAGTGTGAAAAAGACATGGAGTCTATTAATGACTTACAGTCCCGACTGTCTGTTTTCAACCACAGTGCTTATAGAGAAATTTGTGAAGAAGCAGGACCAATGCCTTTGGCATGTCCAAACAATAGGACACTTAAATCTGCTGAAGATGAAGCTACATCAATAATTAGCCTGAGTGATAACAGTTATGAAACACAGCAGATAAAACATATAGTGGATGTTGGAATTGGAACCCCTGTACCAGTTGCTGATGTATTAAACATTGGTGATGGAGACACTGACCAAGAAAATTCATCTGAGCTAGTAGTGAGACCTaaaattagaaaacaaaatactgCTAAAGAACTGGAGAGACAAAATCATCTCCCTAGTGGCAATGAAGAGGAAGATGATTCCTGGAGAAGAATTGGAATTGCTGATGTCCAGCAGTGCCATCCTGAGTGTCCCTTGAGATATGGCAAAGATGAGATGAGTTCTGGTGTGTTCTTTCTCTCAAGAATGCACAGTCATCAAAAGAACATAGAAATAGGCTTAAGAAGAAATTCACTAGCTCGAGAGCAAAACAATGTTCTAAGTGAGAGTGCTTTTTGGAATGAGTTTGAAGACCACAACACGCATTACTTAATGTCCCACAAAGATGAAGACAg CTCGGAGTGCAGTGATGGAGAATGGTCTACATCTGTGCCTTCCTATTTTACTGCTGTGGAAAAAGAGCAGTCCTCAAGTGATGAAAGCTGGGAGACTGTCTCGTGCAGGGAGGAGCGTGACCCTGTTGTgcggaggagcagcagtggtgtAAAAGAGGAGAGCACAGACTTACGTTTCCAAGAAGA GGAGCAGACATTATTGGAAGAAGGTGAAATTCCTTGGTTACAGTACCGAGAAGAAGTAGAAAGTAGCAGTGACGAGGAAAATGACCCAATTAGTGATTTTGTACATCTTGGATTCTTCTTGTTGGATGGAAATAACAATCTTGAGGATGACTCCAGTGTGAGTGAAGACCTGGATGTAGAGTGGAG ACTCCTTGATGAGTTTGGTGATGGCCTAGGACTCGCTCAAGCCATTCCTTACATGGAACCTCAATTTCTCACATATATGGCATTAGAGGGACACTTAGAAGCTGTGGag ACTGCTCTGGCACAGTTGGAGTCTCTTACATTTGATGTTGAGCAGACTCATCCACCAGCTACAAAAGAAACCATAGATTGTCTGCCACAAATTATTGTCACAAGTGACTACAATG GTCAAGAGCAGTGTTGTACTATCTGTTGCAGTGAATATGTGGAAGGTGAAATCATAACAGAACTACCCTGTCATCATTTGTTTCACAAACCTTGTGTAACTCTTTGGTTACAGAGA
- the PJA2 gene encoding E3 ubiquitin-protein ligase Praja-2 isoform X3, which translates to MGWKWLNTYSITGTMGQGLGKTAWPKPAGGYQTITGGRRHSYVGFIPFLNNQDIDGHQQSNDCRQLELEDVQKEHSLSFSEDSSPLVQVSANLLDAPLSKDAGTREPVCQSASSQTSSFSVFCYGLEGKQISRDLMNPYEKSEDLAEYTSGGHNDLNGKNGIAFVNIDSYEPDSSDGEEEDALDKYSWIREAAGLIQGRLDNILSQCEKDMESINDLQSRLSVFNHSAYREICEEAGPMPLACPNNRTLKSAEDEATSIISLSDNSYETQQIKHIVDVGIGTPVPVADVLNIGDGDTDQENSSELVVRPKIRKQNTAKELERQNHLPSGNEEEDDSWRRIGIADVQQCHPECPLRYGKDEMSSGVFFLSRMHSHQKNIEIGLRRNSLAREQNNVLSESAFWNEFEDHNTHYLMSHKDEDSSECSDGEWSTSVPSYFTAVEKEQSSSDESWETVSCREERDPVVRRSSSGVKEESTDLRFQEEEQTLLEEGEIPWLQYREEVESSSDEENDPISDFVHLGFFLLDGNNNLEDDSSVSEDLDVEWRLLDEFGDGLGLAQAIPYMEPQFLTYMALEGHLEAVETALAQLESLTFDVEQTHPPATKETIDCLPQIIVTSDYNGQEQCCTICCSEYVEGEIITELPCHHLFHKPCVTLWLQRSGTCPVCRHVLAPVLPEAADDTVFFI; encoded by the exons CAATGGGCCAAGGACTTGGCAAAACTGCCTGGCCCAAACCTGCAGGAGGATATCAGACTATTACAGGTGGAAGAAGACATTCCTATGTTGGGTTTATACCATTTTTGAATAATCAAGACATAGATGGACATCAACAGAGCAACGACTGCAGACAATTAGAATTGGAAGATGTTCAGAAAGAGCATTCTTTAT CTTTCTCTGAAGATTCTAGTCCATTGGTTCAAGTTTCTGCTAACTTATTAGATGCGCCTTTATCAAAAGATGCTGGTACTAGAGAGCCTGTTTGCCAAAGTGCATCAAGCCAAACATCATCATTCTCTGTATTCTGTTATGGCCTAGAAGGCAAGCAAATCTCACGGGACTTGATGAATCCTTATGAAAAATCTGAGGACCTTGCAGAATACACGTCTGGAGGGCATAATGATTTGAATGGTAAAAATGGAATTGCTTTTGTAAACATTGACTCCTATGAGCCAGATAGCAGTGATGGAGAGGAAGAGGATGCTCTAGACAAATATTCTTGGATAAGAGAAGCAGCAGGTCTAATTCAGGGAAGACTAGATAACATACTTTCTCAGTGTGAAAAAGACATGGAGTCTATTAATGACTTACAGTCCCGACTGTCTGTTTTCAACCACAGTGCTTATAGAGAAATTTGTGAAGAAGCAGGACCAATGCCTTTGGCATGTCCAAACAATAGGACACTTAAATCTGCTGAAGATGAAGCTACATCAATAATTAGCCTGAGTGATAACAGTTATGAAACACAGCAGATAAAACATATAGTGGATGTTGGAATTGGAACCCCTGTACCAGTTGCTGATGTATTAAACATTGGTGATGGAGACACTGACCAAGAAAATTCATCTGAGCTAGTAGTGAGACCTaaaattagaaaacaaaatactgCTAAAGAACTGGAGAGACAAAATCATCTCCCTAGTGGCAATGAAGAGGAAGATGATTCCTGGAGAAGAATTGGAATTGCTGATGTCCAGCAGTGCCATCCTGAGTGTCCCTTGAGATATGGCAAAGATGAGATGAGTTCTGGTGTGTTCTTTCTCTCAAGAATGCACAGTCATCAAAAGAACATAGAAATAGGCTTAAGAAGAAATTCACTAGCTCGAGAGCAAAACAATGTTCTAAGTGAGAGTGCTTTTTGGAATGAGTTTGAAGACCACAACACGCATTACTTAATGTCCCACAAAGATGAAGACAg CTCGGAGTGCAGTGATGGAGAATGGTCTACATCTGTGCCTTCCTATTTTACTGCTGTGGAAAAAGAGCAGTCCTCAAGTGATGAAAGCTGGGAGACTGTCTCGTGCAGGGAGGAGCGTGACCCTGTTGTgcggaggagcagcagtggtgtAAAAGAGGAGAGCACAGACTTACGTTTCCAAGAAGA GGAGCAGACATTATTGGAAGAAGGTGAAATTCCTTGGTTACAGTACCGAGAAGAAGTAGAAAGTAGCAGTGACGAGGAAAATGACCCAATTAGTGATTTTGTACATCTTGGATTCTTCTTGTTGGATGGAAATAACAATCTTGAGGATGACTCCAGTGTGAGTGAAGACCTGGATGTAGAGTGGAG ACTCCTTGATGAGTTTGGTGATGGCCTAGGACTCGCTCAAGCCATTCCTTACATGGAACCTCAATTTCTCACATATATGGCATTAGAGGGACACTTAGAAGCTGTGGag ACTGCTCTGGCACAGTTGGAGTCTCTTACATTTGATGTTGAGCAGACTCATCCACCAGCTACAAAAGAAACCATAGATTGTCTGCCACAAATTATTGTCACAAGTGACTACAATG GTCAAGAGCAGTGTTGTACTATCTGTTGCAGTGAATATGTGGAAGGTGAAATCATAACAGAACTACCCTGTCATCATTTGTTTCACAAACCTTGTGTAACTCTTTGGTTACAGAGA
- the PJA2 gene encoding E3 ubiquitin-protein ligase Praja-2 isoform X2 yields MLLGHSVGCGGAECSQDALPCTWALLAMGQGLGKTAWPKPAGGYQTITGGRRHSYVGFIPFLNNQDIDGHQQSNDCRQLELEDVQKEHSLSFSEDSSPLVQVSANLLDAPLSKDAGTREPVCQSASSQTSSFSVFCYGLEGKQISRDLMNPYEKSEDLAEYTSGGHNDLNGKNGIAFVNIDSYEPDSSDGEEEDALDKYSWIREAAGLIQGRLDNILSQCEKDMESINDLQSRLSVFNHSAYREICEEAGPMPLACPNNRTLKSAEDEATSIISLSDNSYETQQIKHIVDVGIGTPVPVADVLNIGDGDTDQENSSELVVRPKIRKQNTAKELERQNHLPSGNEEEDDSWRRIGIADVQQCHPECPLRYGKDEMSSGVFFLSRMHSHQKNIEIGLRRNSLAREQNNVLSESAFWNEFEDHNTHYLMSHKDEDSSECSDGEWSTSVPSYFTAVEKEQSSSDESWETVSCREERDPVVRRSSSGVKEESTDLRFQEEEQTLLEEGEIPWLQYREEVESSSDEENDPISDFVHLGFFLLDGNNNLEDDSSVSEDLDVEWRLLDEFGDGLGLAQAIPYMEPQFLTYMALEGHLEAVETALAQLESLTFDVEQTHPPATKETIDCLPQIIVTSDYNGQEQCCTICCSEYVEGEIITELPCHHLFHKPCVTLWLQRSGTCPVCRHVLAPVLPEAADDTVFFI; encoded by the exons CAATGGGCCAAGGACTTGGCAAAACTGCCTGGCCCAAACCTGCAGGAGGATATCAGACTATTACAGGTGGAAGAAGACATTCCTATGTTGGGTTTATACCATTTTTGAATAATCAAGACATAGATGGACATCAACAGAGCAACGACTGCAGACAATTAGAATTGGAAGATGTTCAGAAAGAGCATTCTTTAT CTTTCTCTGAAGATTCTAGTCCATTGGTTCAAGTTTCTGCTAACTTATTAGATGCGCCTTTATCAAAAGATGCTGGTACTAGAGAGCCTGTTTGCCAAAGTGCATCAAGCCAAACATCATCATTCTCTGTATTCTGTTATGGCCTAGAAGGCAAGCAAATCTCACGGGACTTGATGAATCCTTATGAAAAATCTGAGGACCTTGCAGAATACACGTCTGGAGGGCATAATGATTTGAATGGTAAAAATGGAATTGCTTTTGTAAACATTGACTCCTATGAGCCAGATAGCAGTGATGGAGAGGAAGAGGATGCTCTAGACAAATATTCTTGGATAAGAGAAGCAGCAGGTCTAATTCAGGGAAGACTAGATAACATACTTTCTCAGTGTGAAAAAGACATGGAGTCTATTAATGACTTACAGTCCCGACTGTCTGTTTTCAACCACAGTGCTTATAGAGAAATTTGTGAAGAAGCAGGACCAATGCCTTTGGCATGTCCAAACAATAGGACACTTAAATCTGCTGAAGATGAAGCTACATCAATAATTAGCCTGAGTGATAACAGTTATGAAACACAGCAGATAAAACATATAGTGGATGTTGGAATTGGAACCCCTGTACCAGTTGCTGATGTATTAAACATTGGTGATGGAGACACTGACCAAGAAAATTCATCTGAGCTAGTAGTGAGACCTaaaattagaaaacaaaatactgCTAAAGAACTGGAGAGACAAAATCATCTCCCTAGTGGCAATGAAGAGGAAGATGATTCCTGGAGAAGAATTGGAATTGCTGATGTCCAGCAGTGCCATCCTGAGTGTCCCTTGAGATATGGCAAAGATGAGATGAGTTCTGGTGTGTTCTTTCTCTCAAGAATGCACAGTCATCAAAAGAACATAGAAATAGGCTTAAGAAGAAATTCACTAGCTCGAGAGCAAAACAATGTTCTAAGTGAGAGTGCTTTTTGGAATGAGTTTGAAGACCACAACACGCATTACTTAATGTCCCACAAAGATGAAGACAg CTCGGAGTGCAGTGATGGAGAATGGTCTACATCTGTGCCTTCCTATTTTACTGCTGTGGAAAAAGAGCAGTCCTCAAGTGATGAAAGCTGGGAGACTGTCTCGTGCAGGGAGGAGCGTGACCCTGTTGTgcggaggagcagcagtggtgtAAAAGAGGAGAGCACAGACTTACGTTTCCAAGAAGA GGAGCAGACATTATTGGAAGAAGGTGAAATTCCTTGGTTACAGTACCGAGAAGAAGTAGAAAGTAGCAGTGACGAGGAAAATGACCCAATTAGTGATTTTGTACATCTTGGATTCTTCTTGTTGGATGGAAATAACAATCTTGAGGATGACTCCAGTGTGAGTGAAGACCTGGATGTAGAGTGGAG ACTCCTTGATGAGTTTGGTGATGGCCTAGGACTCGCTCAAGCCATTCCTTACATGGAACCTCAATTTCTCACATATATGGCATTAGAGGGACACTTAGAAGCTGTGGag ACTGCTCTGGCACAGTTGGAGTCTCTTACATTTGATGTTGAGCAGACTCATCCACCAGCTACAAAAGAAACCATAGATTGTCTGCCACAAATTATTGTCACAAGTGACTACAATG GTCAAGAGCAGTGTTGTACTATCTGTTGCAGTGAATATGTGGAAGGTGAAATCATAACAGAACTACCCTGTCATCATTTGTTTCACAAACCTTGTGTAACTCTTTGGTTACAGAGA
- the PJA2 gene encoding E3 ubiquitin-protein ligase Praja-2 isoform X4, which produces MGQGLGKTAWPKPAGGYQTITGGRRHSYVGFIPFLNNQDIDGHQQSNDCRQLELEDVQKEHSLSFSEDSSPLVQVSANLLDAPLSKDAGTREPVCQSASSQTSSFSVFCYGLEGKQISRDLMNPYEKSEDLAEYTSGGHNDLNGKNGIAFVNIDSYEPDSSDGEEEDALDKYSWIREAAGLIQGRLDNILSQCEKDMESINDLQSRLSVFNHSAYREICEEAGPMPLACPNNRTLKSAEDEATSIISLSDNSYETQQIKHIVDVGIGTPVPVADVLNIGDGDTDQENSSELVVRPKIRKQNTAKELERQNHLPSGNEEEDDSWRRIGIADVQQCHPECPLRYGKDEMSSGVFFLSRMHSHQKNIEIGLRRNSLAREQNNVLSESAFWNEFEDHNTHYLMSHKDEDSSECSDGEWSTSVPSYFTAVEKEQSSSDESWETVSCREERDPVVRRSSSGVKEESTDLRFQEEEQTLLEEGEIPWLQYREEVESSSDEENDPISDFVHLGFFLLDGNNNLEDDSSVSEDLDVEWRLLDEFGDGLGLAQAIPYMEPQFLTYMALEGHLEAVETALAQLESLTFDVEQTHPPATKETIDCLPQIIVTSDYNGQEQCCTICCSEYVEGEIITELPCHHLFHKPCVTLWLQRSGTCPVCRHVLAPVLPEAADDTVFFI; this is translated from the exons ATGGGCCAAGGACTTGGCAAAACTGCCTGGCCCAAACCTGCAGGAGGATATCAGACTATTACAGGTGGAAGAAGACATTCCTATGTTGGGTTTATACCATTTTTGAATAATCAAGACATAGATGGACATCAACAGAGCAACGACTGCAGACAATTAGAATTGGAAGATGTTCAGAAAGAGCATTCTTTAT CTTTCTCTGAAGATTCTAGTCCATTGGTTCAAGTTTCTGCTAACTTATTAGATGCGCCTTTATCAAAAGATGCTGGTACTAGAGAGCCTGTTTGCCAAAGTGCATCAAGCCAAACATCATCATTCTCTGTATTCTGTTATGGCCTAGAAGGCAAGCAAATCTCACGGGACTTGATGAATCCTTATGAAAAATCTGAGGACCTTGCAGAATACACGTCTGGAGGGCATAATGATTTGAATGGTAAAAATGGAATTGCTTTTGTAAACATTGACTCCTATGAGCCAGATAGCAGTGATGGAGAGGAAGAGGATGCTCTAGACAAATATTCTTGGATAAGAGAAGCAGCAGGTCTAATTCAGGGAAGACTAGATAACATACTTTCTCAGTGTGAAAAAGACATGGAGTCTATTAATGACTTACAGTCCCGACTGTCTGTTTTCAACCACAGTGCTTATAGAGAAATTTGTGAAGAAGCAGGACCAATGCCTTTGGCATGTCCAAACAATAGGACACTTAAATCTGCTGAAGATGAAGCTACATCAATAATTAGCCTGAGTGATAACAGTTATGAAACACAGCAGATAAAACATATAGTGGATGTTGGAATTGGAACCCCTGTACCAGTTGCTGATGTATTAAACATTGGTGATGGAGACACTGACCAAGAAAATTCATCTGAGCTAGTAGTGAGACCTaaaattagaaaacaaaatactgCTAAAGAACTGGAGAGACAAAATCATCTCCCTAGTGGCAATGAAGAGGAAGATGATTCCTGGAGAAGAATTGGAATTGCTGATGTCCAGCAGTGCCATCCTGAGTGTCCCTTGAGATATGGCAAAGATGAGATGAGTTCTGGTGTGTTCTTTCTCTCAAGAATGCACAGTCATCAAAAGAACATAGAAATAGGCTTAAGAAGAAATTCACTAGCTCGAGAGCAAAACAATGTTCTAAGTGAGAGTGCTTTTTGGAATGAGTTTGAAGACCACAACACGCATTACTTAATGTCCCACAAAGATGAAGACAg CTCGGAGTGCAGTGATGGAGAATGGTCTACATCTGTGCCTTCCTATTTTACTGCTGTGGAAAAAGAGCAGTCCTCAAGTGATGAAAGCTGGGAGACTGTCTCGTGCAGGGAGGAGCGTGACCCTGTTGTgcggaggagcagcagtggtgtAAAAGAGGAGAGCACAGACTTACGTTTCCAAGAAGA GGAGCAGACATTATTGGAAGAAGGTGAAATTCCTTGGTTACAGTACCGAGAAGAAGTAGAAAGTAGCAGTGACGAGGAAAATGACCCAATTAGTGATTTTGTACATCTTGGATTCTTCTTGTTGGATGGAAATAACAATCTTGAGGATGACTCCAGTGTGAGTGAAGACCTGGATGTAGAGTGGAG ACTCCTTGATGAGTTTGGTGATGGCCTAGGACTCGCTCAAGCCATTCCTTACATGGAACCTCAATTTCTCACATATATGGCATTAGAGGGACACTTAGAAGCTGTGGag ACTGCTCTGGCACAGTTGGAGTCTCTTACATTTGATGTTGAGCAGACTCATCCACCAGCTACAAAAGAAACCATAGATTGTCTGCCACAAATTATTGTCACAAGTGACTACAATG GTCAAGAGCAGTGTTGTACTATCTGTTGCAGTGAATATGTGGAAGGTGAAATCATAACAGAACTACCCTGTCATCATTTGTTTCACAAACCTTGTGTAACTCTTTGGTTACAGAGA